The following coding sequences are from one Shewanella violacea DSS12 window:
- a CDS encoding alanine/glycine:cation symporter family protein, producing the protein MNFESLLVEINALVWGPITLCLLVGTGLYLTIRLKLIQVFHLPLALKLLFKPASGKGDLSSFAALCTALSATIGTGNIVGVATAIKIGGPGALFWMWLAAFFGMATKYAECMLAVKYRITDARGQIAGGPMYYIERGLGLGWMAKLFAIFGVGVAFLGIGTFAQVNAICDAMTIAFQVPTWLTALVLTFLVAAVTLGGVKRIASVAQKLVPSMALAYVIACIWILSRFSEQIFPALHLIIESAFTPVSAAGGFLGATVAQALQIGLSRGVFSNEAGLGSAPIAAAAAKTNEPVEQGLVSMTGTFFDTIIICTMTGLVLIITGVWSGDSAGAAMTSAAFSSGGSDILGLYVVTIALVCFAFTTILGWHYYGERCWYYLVGEKGHRAYQGIFLSLIALGAFIKLDVIWLLADTVNGLMVIPNLIAIIGLRHIVYGETMSYFAKRDAQSLV; encoded by the coding sequence ATGAACTTTGAATCACTTCTAGTTGAAATTAATGCCCTGGTTTGGGGGCCTATTACCTTATGTTTATTGGTTGGTACCGGTTTATACCTCACCATCAGACTGAAACTTATTCAGGTTTTCCATCTACCTCTTGCCTTGAAACTTCTGTTTAAGCCTGCCAGTGGCAAGGGAGATCTCTCCTCATTCGCAGCACTTTGTACCGCGTTATCAGCCACTATCGGTACTGGCAATATTGTTGGTGTGGCAACAGCGATTAAGATTGGTGGCCCTGGAGCCTTGTTTTGGATGTGGCTAGCGGCATTTTTTGGAATGGCAACCAAGTATGCCGAATGTATGTTAGCGGTTAAATACCGCATCACAGATGCAAGAGGCCAGATTGCTGGCGGACCTATGTACTACATAGAGCGGGGACTCGGTTTAGGTTGGATGGCGAAACTATTTGCCATATTTGGTGTGGGAGTCGCTTTTCTAGGTATAGGGACCTTTGCTCAAGTTAATGCCATTTGCGATGCCATGACCATAGCCTTTCAAGTGCCAACTTGGCTAACTGCACTTGTACTGACATTCTTGGTGGCTGCGGTCACTTTAGGTGGTGTTAAGCGTATAGCGAGTGTCGCTCAAAAATTAGTCCCTAGCATGGCTTTAGCCTATGTGATTGCTTGTATTTGGATTTTATCTCGCTTTAGTGAGCAGATATTTCCTGCGTTGCATTTAATTATTGAGTCAGCCTTTACGCCTGTTTCAGCTGCTGGTGGTTTCCTGGGGGCTACGGTTGCACAAGCTTTGCAGATAGGCCTTTCCCGTGGTGTGTTTTCGAATGAAGCGGGTCTAGGCAGTGCGCCCATCGCCGCCGCTGCAGCTAAGACAAATGAGCCCGTAGAGCAGGGACTAGTCAGTATGACCGGGACCTTTTTTGATACTATCATCATCTGTACTATGACGGGGTTAGTATTGATTATTACCGGTGTTTGGAGTGGTGACAGTGCCGGTGCTGCAATGACAAGTGCTGCATTTTCCAGTGGTGGCTCGGATATTTTAGGTCTGTATGTGGTGACGATAGCGCTAGTGTGTTTTGCGTTTACGACTATCTTGGGCTGGCACTATTATGGTGAGCGTTGTTGGTATTACCTTGTGGGGGAGAAAGGCCATAGAGCCTATCAGGGGATCTTCTTAAGTTTGATAGCCCTAGGGGCATTTATTAAGCTGGATGTTATCTGGCTGCTTGCGGATACTGTTAACGGCTTAATGGTGATACCTAACTTGATAGCCATTATTGGGCTTAGGCATATAGTCTATGGTGAGACCATGAGTTATTTTGCTAAGCGAGATGCTCAGTCTCTTGTCTAG
- a CDS encoding dicarboxylate/amino acid:cation symporter, whose amino-acid sequence MTKSLSSRIFIGLFTGLVFGSIIQYLLGDISFFSGTVVEISSGVGTMFVNMIMMLVVPLVFVSIVCGVLELKDLKSFGRLGGKTFAFYIINTLVAIFAALAVALLIQPGLGVDMSGGTGATITATELPNLVQLVVNIVPNNPVAAFSSGNMLQVIFIALLVGGVLKSLGNGVPLLVQGFQEGNKLMMKLITVVMQLAPIGVFALMLKLGASLEAEIFLSVAEYLVVILGLLLLWIFVVYPMAVGAFTSVSAKEFRAKTQEQILFSLSTASSNATIPVTMRTLTEKLGVKRSIAGFGVPLGATMNMGGVSIYITIAIFFVANAFGAPIAMEQLPALLFSIFLLSVGAGGVPGGGMVMIGVLIHQMGLPVEAFAIVAALDRLIDMVLTSCNVVGDAAVLTIVDATEKGDETVEQASEAITKQS is encoded by the coding sequence ATGACTAAATCACTTTCATCACGGATCTTTATCGGTCTGTTTACCGGATTAGTTTTCGGTTCCATCATTCAATATTTACTCGGGGATATTAGTTTCTTCTCCGGCACTGTGGTCGAGATATCTTCTGGCGTGGGCACCATGTTCGTCAATATGATCATGATGCTCGTCGTCCCTTTGGTGTTCGTCAGCATAGTATGCGGTGTGCTAGAACTTAAGGACCTGAAAAGTTTCGGCCGTCTGGGCGGTAAAACATTCGCTTTCTATATTATCAATACCTTGGTTGCTATTTTTGCCGCTTTAGCCGTAGCACTCTTGATCCAACCCGGTCTAGGTGTCGACATGTCCGGTGGCACAGGTGCAACAATAACCGCCACTGAATTGCCAAACTTAGTCCAATTGGTGGTCAATATTGTCCCTAATAACCCGGTTGCCGCATTTAGTTCGGGCAACATGTTGCAAGTGATCTTTATTGCCTTGCTGGTGGGGGGGGTGCTGAAATCTTTAGGTAATGGAGTTCCCTTGCTGGTTCAGGGATTTCAGGAAGGTAACAAGCTGATGATGAAGCTGATCACTGTGGTGATGCAGCTAGCTCCAATTGGTGTTTTTGCCTTAATGCTTAAACTCGGTGCAAGCTTAGAGGCAGAAATTTTTCTCAGTGTTGCCGAGTATTTGGTCGTCATCTTAGGCTTATTATTGCTATGGATTTTTGTGGTTTATCCTATGGCCGTTGGTGCATTCACCTCGGTTTCGGCGAAAGAATTCCGTGCTAAGACCCAAGAGCAGATCTTGTTCTCACTGTCTACGGCGAGTTCAAATGCAACCATTCCTGTGACTATGCGCACATTGACTGAGAAGTTAGGTGTTAAACGATCCATCGCTGGTTTTGGTGTGCCCCTAGGCGCCACCATGAACATGGGCGGCGTGTCTATCTATATCACCATAGCGATCTTCTTCGTGGCTAACGCATTCGGTGCGCCAATTGCTATGGAGCAACTGCCTGCACTCTTATTCAGTATCTTTCTTCTTTCTGTGGGTGCTGGCGGCGTTCCAGGTGGCGGTATGGTGATGATAGGTGTGCTAATCCACCAGATGGGCTTGCCAGTTGAAGCCTTTGCCATTGTCGCCGCGTTAGACCGCTTAATCGATATGGTGCTAACATCGTGTAACGTTGTGGGTGATGCGGCTGTATTGACCATAGTCGATGCGACCGAGAAGGGCGATGAAACAGTCGAGCAAGCCTCGGAAGCTATAACGAAACAGAGCTAG
- a CDS encoding ATP-binding protein gives MSSLNRIVLINTHLPGVVELVLDGHTNICGTNASGKTTLQRLVPVFYGEYPSRVVPSTRDSFERWYLPHDTSFIIYEYKRPDGQLNQAVLASAGDGKGVNYRFIAKGFELEDYVKSRDGDSVICHTMAELGREMKRAGVATTNLLNTREFRAIIQNDRGLQSTGSNRTELRNYARQFSLCESEYSLRHIEKLAKAVHSKEGKMETIKSMIAAILEEDGVNPPSSGLNPQRVETWIRDSQLIQGFEQIRPEFEKLEQEFNQLLSAEQRLASLKRGYSKDETVEVERQEHHQDQSKAINADLRKLDEEWKEQRDELNLDLSAAKGDVAKCEYELDAIEDQHGGFLDADIEQAKLDLEQLPNWRGSLENLTERHKLQTEKHQDIEAAYNARRSKIGEGLNRELENLHQDQDKQREARDTQKEKARGDLEALGGLWREQMESGRAKFSEQEYQLKLSTAELKVRVDSVTYNDEEKLSLAIFDERISLVNEDQELCNAKVDRFTIEERKLRAKRDQANDSLRMAGIRVTERQTELDELHHILFPQSHTLLEFLRKEVGDWENTLGKVIAPELLHRSDLHPSKLADNLASLYGIALDLKAIETPEYAASEQELRSKHAKAENSLLRAKELQGEAEDQLVAINGELDSLNRELTFARTAYKNSRDDLRRLFDEKRSEQDKINKALSDRKSDSLKQLSRLDSELKQLKHQHQEWLEEQKEQALEDRMEKNAYWQEVVGALDNQLNQIKINIQHRRDHAKSEQKACEQWYKNELKSRGVDEDKILALKQEIRGLESSISKAEQHRSEVLRYDDWYQHTWLKRKPKLQTELSTVKHATSELEQQLKSKSNEIKTRRQELDGQRKQSDAIQVEASENLTKLRSVMRKLSELKLPNNKDDAQGGLTERLRQGEELLLKRDNLLGSVKQYVEHFDSVIASKSGSSLSETWERAREESSFLNDKGIRLIDYRKLVPQLEQLLNVMVPQSITALREQGRIFGVDLTAYYDVLADIDRRIASQSARITREVGEELFLDGVSESAVKIRSRISELEFWPELEMFVQAFRKWKADGFSELPDEHYTNSMRRALDIIGRSALSGGISKLLEIELTLKEGNSDLIIRTDRQLNESSSHGMAYLILCKFLLAFTRLLRGRADVTIHWPIDELGTLHHGNVKKIFDACENNNISVLGAFPNPESEVLNLFANRYIINKQTKKLQVVKPQVNPIADKLRQRNASIREAV, from the coding sequence ATGTCAAGCTTGAATCGAATTGTGCTGATAAATACGCACCTACCTGGCGTAGTTGAACTCGTCCTCGATGGACACACCAATATTTGTGGTACCAATGCCTCGGGCAAGACCACGTTACAGCGTTTAGTGCCTGTTTTTTATGGTGAGTATCCGAGTCGCGTCGTACCTTCTACACGAGACAGCTTTGAGCGTTGGTATCTGCCCCATGACACTAGCTTCATTATCTACGAGTATAAGCGCCCCGACGGCCAGCTCAATCAAGCAGTATTAGCATCGGCCGGCGACGGCAAAGGGGTCAACTATCGTTTTATCGCCAAGGGATTTGAGCTCGAAGATTATGTTAAGTCTAGAGACGGCGACAGTGTGATATGTCATACCATGGCCGAACTCGGCCGTGAGATGAAGCGTGCCGGCGTAGCTACCACTAATTTGCTTAATACCCGAGAGTTTCGCGCGATAATCCAAAATGATCGAGGCCTTCAGAGCACAGGCAGTAATCGCACTGAGCTAAGAAACTATGCGCGCCAATTCTCTCTATGTGAGTCAGAATATTCCCTGCGTCATATCGAAAAGCTCGCCAAGGCGGTTCATTCGAAAGAGGGCAAGATGGAGACGATCAAATCTATGATCGCCGCTATTTTGGAAGAAGATGGTGTCAATCCGCCCAGTTCAGGCTTGAACCCCCAAAGGGTTGAAACTTGGATCCGTGACAGTCAGTTGATCCAAGGATTCGAGCAGATCCGTCCGGAATTCGAGAAGTTGGAACAGGAGTTTAACCAGTTACTCAGTGCTGAGCAGAGGCTGGCAAGTCTTAAGCGTGGCTATAGTAAAGATGAAACTGTTGAAGTTGAACGCCAAGAACATCATCAAGATCAATCTAAGGCCATCAACGCCGATCTTAGAAAACTCGATGAAGAGTGGAAAGAGCAAAGAGATGAGCTTAATTTAGATCTCTCGGCGGCGAAAGGTGATGTGGCTAAGTGCGAATATGAGCTAGATGCCATAGAAGATCAGCATGGTGGCTTCTTAGATGCGGATATCGAACAGGCAAAACTAGATCTCGAGCAGTTACCGAATTGGCGAGGCAGCTTAGAAAACCTGACCGAGCGCCATAAACTTCAGACTGAGAAACATCAGGATATTGAAGCCGCCTATAATGCTCGCCGTAGTAAGATTGGCGAAGGCTTAAATAGAGAACTTGAAAATCTCCACCAAGATCAAGATAAGCAACGTGAAGCCAGAGATACTCAGAAGGAGAAGGCTCGAGGTGATCTCGAGGCGCTTGGAGGACTGTGGCGTGAACAGATGGAGTCTGGACGAGCTAAGTTCAGCGAGCAAGAGTATCAGCTTAAACTGTCGACTGCAGAGCTAAAGGTTCGTGTCGATAGCGTGACCTATAACGATGAGGAAAAGCTGTCACTGGCTATCTTCGACGAGCGTATCAGCCTGGTGAACGAAGACCAGGAGCTTTGTAATGCTAAGGTCGACAGGTTCACGATTGAAGAGCGTAAATTACGTGCTAAGCGAGATCAGGCTAATGATAGTCTGAGAATGGCGGGAATTCGAGTCACAGAGCGCCAAACCGAGCTCGATGAATTGCATCATATCCTGTTCCCTCAATCTCATACCTTACTGGAGTTTTTACGTAAGGAAGTGGGCGATTGGGAAAATACCTTAGGTAAGGTGATAGCACCTGAATTGCTGCATCGTAGCGATCTTCATCCCTCAAAATTAGCCGATAACCTGGCATCACTCTATGGCATAGCACTGGATCTTAAAGCCATAGAAACGCCTGAATATGCCGCGTCTGAGCAAGAACTCCGCAGTAAACATGCCAAGGCTGAGAATAGCCTATTAAGAGCAAAGGAGCTGCAGGGGGAAGCGGAAGATCAGCTAGTCGCCATCAACGGTGAGCTTGATAGCTTAAATCGAGAACTCACCTTTGCTCGTACAGCCTATAAGAATAGTCGTGACGATTTGCGACGCTTATTCGATGAGAAGCGTAGCGAGCAGGACAAGATCAACAAGGCGCTATCGGATCGCAAGTCGGATTCTCTGAAGCAGTTGAGCCGTTTAGATAGTGAGTTAAAGCAGCTTAAACACCAACATCAAGAGTGGCTGGAAGAGCAGAAAGAGCAAGCACTCGAAGATAGAATGGAGAAGAATGCCTATTGGCAGGAAGTTGTCGGTGCCTTAGATAATCAGCTGAACCAGATAAAGATCAATATTCAGCACAGAAGGGATCACGCCAAGAGTGAGCAGAAAGCCTGCGAGCAGTGGTATAAGAATGAACTTAAGTCTCGTGGTGTCGACGAAGATAAGATACTCGCCCTCAAGCAAGAGATTAGAGGCTTAGAGTCGAGCATAAGCAAGGCAGAACAGCATCGTAGTGAGGTACTCAGATACGATGACTGGTATCAACATACCTGGCTTAAACGTAAGCCTAAGTTGCAGACTGAACTGAGCACAGTGAAGCATGCAACATCGGAACTTGAGCAGCAACTTAAGTCTAAATCCAATGAGATCAAGACTAGAAGACAAGAGTTGGACGGTCAGCGTAAGCAGTCCGATGCCATTCAGGTGGAAGCCTCTGAGAACTTGACTAAGCTGCGCAGCGTTATGCGTAAACTCAGTGAGTTAAAGTTGCCAAACAATAAGGACGATGCTCAGGGAGGCTTGACCGAGCGTTTACGTCAGGGCGAAGAGCTACTGCTCAAACGCGACAACCTGCTGGGTTCGGTGAAGCAGTATGTGGAGCATTTCGATTCGGTTATCGCCAGTAAGTCAGGTTCCAGCCTGTCCGAGACCTGGGAGCGAGCTCGTGAAGAGTCTAGTTTCCTCAATGATAAAGGCATACGCCTGATTGATTATCGTAAGCTGGTGCCTCAACTCGAGCAGTTGCTTAATGTGATGGTACCTCAGTCGATCACAGCACTCAGGGAGCAGGGGCGTATCTTCGGTGTCGATCTGACTGCCTATTATGACGTGCTTGCCGATATCGATCGCCGCATTGCATCCCAGAGTGCGCGGATTACCCGTGAAGTTGGTGAAGAGCTATTCCTCGATGGTGTCTCTGAATCTGCGGTTAAGATACGTTCAAGGATCAGCGAACTAGAGTTTTGGCCTGAGCTTGAGATGTTTGTTCAGGCATTCCGTAAATGGAAGGCTGACGGTTTCAGTGAGCTCCCCGATGAGCATTACACTAACAGTATGCGTCGTGCGTTAGATATTATCGGTCGTTCGGCTCTCTCTGGTGGGATATCTAAACTACTGGAAATTGAGTTAACCCTGAAAGAGGGCAATAGTGATCTGATTATTCGCACCGATCGTCAACTCAATGAATCGTCGAGTCATGGTATGGCTTACCTTATTCTGTGTAAGTTCCTGTTGGCCTTTACTCGCCTATTACGTGGGCGCGCAGATGTCACCATACATTGGCCTATAGATGAGTTGGGCACCTTACATCACGGCAACGTGAAGAAGATTTTTGATGCCTGTGAGAACAATAATATCTCGGTATTGGGCGCATTCCCGAACCCTGAGTCTGAAGTATTGAACTTGTTTGCCAATCGCTACATCATCAATAAACAGACCAAGAAGCTCCAAGTGGTGAAACCTCAGGTCAACCCTATTGCCGATAAGCTGAGACAACGTAATGCCAGTATAAGGGAGGCCGTGTAA
- a CDS encoding class 1 fructose-bisphosphatase, which yields MQTLAQNLTSQGINASLTQLIHTLANTSKEISHAVRHGALAGVLGTTEQENVQGETQKKLDVITNDMLKDALDKDNTVRGLASEEEDFIVEVGAKGDYLVCFDPLDGSSNIDINSLVGTIFSILPAPEGELTEQSFLQAGRKQVAAGYVLYGPSTMLALTTGQGVQLFTLNPETNEYLLTTEAMSISKDTAEFAINMSNQRFWEAPMQTYIADLLLGTIGPREKAFNMRWIAAMVGDVHRVLSRGGIFTYPTDNKNPEKPYKLRLMYEANPMAFLVEQAGGKASTGYETIMDIEPSEIHQRVAVILGSANEVDTCLEYHDIDYSEEPEV from the coding sequence ATGCAGACCTTGGCCCAAAATCTGACATCACAAGGCATCAATGCCTCTCTGACTCAGCTTATTCACACCTTAGCGAACACCTCTAAAGAGATAAGCCATGCCGTTCGTCACGGCGCTCTTGCCGGTGTACTCGGCACCACAGAGCAGGAAAATGTTCAGGGTGAAACCCAGAAGAAGCTGGATGTTATTACCAACGATATGCTCAAAGATGCGCTGGATAAGGACAATACAGTCCGTGGCCTGGCATCAGAAGAGGAAGACTTTATCGTTGAAGTTGGTGCTAAGGGTGACTATCTGGTTTGTTTCGATCCATTGGATGGCTCATCTAATATCGACATTAACTCGCTAGTGGGTACTATCTTCTCGATTCTACCCGCCCCAGAAGGTGAACTAACAGAGCAAAGCTTCCTGCAAGCGGGCCGCAAGCAAGTCGCTGCCGGTTATGTCTTATATGGTCCTTCGACTATGTTGGCTCTCACCACAGGTCAAGGTGTTCAGTTATTTACCTTAAACCCAGAAACTAACGAATACCTGTTAACTACAGAAGCTATGTCTATCAGTAAAGACACGGCTGAGTTTGCCATCAACATGTCTAACCAGCGTTTCTGGGAAGCACCTATGCAAACCTATATTGCCGATCTTTTACTTGGCACCATAGGGCCGAGAGAGAAAGCCTTCAACATGCGCTGGATAGCAGCCATGGTCGGCGACGTGCATCGCGTACTGTCACGCGGTGGCATCTTCACTTACCCTACCGACAACAAGAACCCAGAGAAGCCATACAAGCTTAGATTGATGTATGAAGCTAACCCTATGGCATTCTTAGTCGAACAAGCTGGCGGCAAGGCTTCTACTGGTTATGAAACCATCATGGATATCGAGCCAAGTGAAATTCATCAACGCGTAGCCGTTATCTTAGGTTCGGCCAACGAAGTTGATACTTGTCTTGAGTATCATGATATCGATTACAGCGAAGAGCCTGAGGTTTAG
- a CDS encoding DUF3581 domain-containing protein — protein MFLTPYFKKENQTITVLAEQASDFAKGVAQDFNPIHSVGAKRFCVPGDLLFSLVLVEYGLSQRMTFTFAGMVGAGVKLQFPETAAEQLEIRDDKDKLYLKVERQGDVRDCQTQIESFIRSYVAFSGHNFTHVLVPMMEQHQMMINPARPLVIYESMSFDLTTLDFEQVTLSLVGQELKVDGKRGDVTLKFELHSGEQLVGTGIKTLVMSGLRPYDAELVKGMVGNYESYRTDFEQA, from the coding sequence ATGTTCTTAACACCTTATTTTAAAAAAGAAAATCAAACCATTACAGTACTTGCCGAGCAGGCCAGTGATTTCGCCAAAGGCGTGGCTCAGGACTTTAATCCTATCCACAGCGTGGGGGCTAAGCGTTTCTGTGTGCCGGGGGATCTTCTTTTTTCATTGGTGTTAGTTGAGTATGGCTTGAGCCAGAGGATGACGTTTACCTTTGCTGGCATGGTCGGAGCCGGCGTTAAACTGCAATTTCCCGAAACAGCAGCAGAGCAGCTTGAGATCCGTGATGATAAGGACAAGTTGTACCTGAAAGTTGAACGTCAGGGAGATGTGAGAGATTGTCAGACTCAGATAGAGTCCTTTATTCGCAGTTATGTTGCTTTCTCTGGCCACAACTTTACTCATGTTCTAGTGCCTATGATGGAACAGCATCAGATGATGATTAATCCGGCGCGCCCTTTAGTTATCTATGAGAGCATGTCTTTCGATTTGACGACCCTAGATTTCGAACAGGTGACCCTGTCATTAGTTGGCCAAGAGCTAAAGGTTGACGGTAAGCGTGGAGATGTGACCCTTAAGTTTGAATTGCACTCAGGTGAGCAGCTTGTTGGTACCGGCATTAAGACCTTAGTGATGAGCGGCCTACGTCCCTATGATGCTGAGCTAGTCAAAGGCATGGTCGGCAATTACGAAAGCTACCGTACTGACTTTGAACAAGCTTAA